From Lawsonia intracellularis PHE/MN1-00, the proteins below share one genomic window:
- the ruvB gene encoding Holliday junction branch migration DNA helicase RuvB, translating into MQSSYPDETLYREKDDSIRPSRLDDFIGQEELRENLKVFLNAARDRGQAMDHTLFYGNPGLGKTTLAQIIAAELGVNLICTSGPVLERSGDLAAILTNLSKHDILFVDEIHRMPITVEEILYPALEDYKLDLVIGQGPAARTVKIELEPFTLVGATTRIGLISSPLRDRFGIISRLEFYTPEELSQIILRTSRILNVPITKKGAIEIGRRSRGTPRIANRLLRRVRDFAAVFGSATVDEELVNHALQKLDVDEKGLDQMDRKLLTVLIELFAGGPVGIKTLAVACSEEVRTIEDIYEPYLIQCGFMKRTPRGRMATVKAYKHLNLTD; encoded by the coding sequence AAATCTTAAAGTGTTTTTAAATGCTGCTCGTGATCGTGGTCAGGCTATGGATCATACATTATTTTATGGAAATCCAGGGCTTGGAAAAACAACCCTAGCTCAAATTATTGCAGCAGAACTAGGGGTAAACCTTATTTGTACTTCTGGTCCTGTCCTTGAGCGTAGTGGAGATCTTGCAGCAATACTAACAAATCTTTCAAAGCATGATATACTATTTGTTGATGAAATTCATAGAATGCCCATTACAGTGGAAGAAATTTTATATCCTGCACTTGAAGATTATAAACTGGATTTAGTTATTGGACAAGGACCAGCTGCTCGTACAGTAAAAATTGAATTGGAACCTTTTACCCTTGTAGGAGCTACAACACGTATTGGTCTTATATCTTCTCCTTTGCGTGATCGTTTTGGAATTATTAGCCGACTTGAATTTTATACACCTGAAGAGTTATCACAAATTATTTTGCGTACAAGTCGTATTCTTAATGTTCCTATTACTAAAAAAGGCGCTATAGAAATTGGTCGACGCTCTAGAGGTACGCCGAGAATAGCTAACCGTTTATTAAGACGTGTTAGAGATTTTGCAGCTGTTTTTGGCTCAGCAACTGTAGATGAAGAGCTTGTAAATCATGCATTACAGAAACTTGATGTGGATGAAAAAGGTTTAGATCAGATGGATCGAAAACTTCTTACTGTCCTTATTGAGCTTTTTGCTGGAGGTCCTGTAGGAATAAAAACATTAGCAGTTGCATGTTCTGAAGAGGTTCGTACAATTGAAGATATTTATGAACCTTATCTTATTCAGTGTGGTTTTATGAAGCGTACCCCCCGTGGTCGTATGGCTACGGTGAAGGCTTATAAGCATTTAAATTTAACGGATTAA